In Streptomyces sp. ML-6, the genomic stretch CGGAATGAACTCCCCGGGCCACGACGGTGTGTGACCGGTGCTGTGCCGGGTCGCACGGGGAGCCCTCCTCGTATAACTGCCGCACATCGCGAGATCTCATGAAAGGACCGGCGATGACGCTCAGTGTCGAGGACCGTCTGGACATCTCCGAACTGCTCGCCCTGCACGGGCACTTGGTCGACAACGACGAAATGGACCGGCTGGACGAGCTGTTCACCGACGACATCGTCTACGAGACCTCGAACCTCGGGCACGGGGAGGTGCGCGGGCTGGCGGCCTTCCGGGACATGGCGCGGGCGCGGGCGGGCAAGCCGGGCGCGCCCGTCGGCCACCACGTCACCAACATCGTGCTCACCGAGGCCGGGGACGGCCGGGTCCACGCCCGGTCCAAGGGGATCGGCGCGGGCCCGGACGGTGAGTGCGGAAGCGTGACCTACGAGGACGTGATCGTGCGCGGCGAGCGGGGATGGCGCATCAGCCGGCGCAAGATCTTCCTGCACTTCACGCCCGCGGCCGCGGCGCGGACCGAGAAGGCCGACGGCTGACCGGCCGACGGCGCCCCCGGACCGGCAAGGGGCGCCGTCGGCCGGCCACGGCTCCGGCGTCAGCCGTCCAGCAGGCCCGAGGTGTCGATGACCTGACGGATCGCCCGGCCCGAGGCCAGCTCCTCCAGAGCGGTGTTGATGTCGGCCAGCGGCAGCGTGCCCGTGTGCATCAGCTCCACCGGCATCAGGCCCGCCCGCCACAGGTCCAGGAACCTCGGCAGGTCACGGCGCGGCACCGCGTCGCCCATGTACGAACCCAGCAGGGACTTGCCCTCGCCCGCGAACGCCAGCGCCGGGACCTCCAGCACCCGGTCGGGGGCGGGCAGGCCCACCGAGACGACCTTGCCGCCCCGGGCCACCGCCGTCAGGCACTCGGCCATCACCTTCGGGCTGCCCACCGCCTCGACCGCCACCTCGGCGCCGCCGGAGGTGAGTTCACGGATCTGCCGCACGGCGTCGTCGGGGGCGAACGCGTGGCTCGCGCCCAGCCGGAGGGCCAGTTCGCGCTTCTCCGGGACCGGGTCGACCGCGACGACCGGGTACGCGCCGGCCGCGCGGGCGCCCAGCACCGCGGACAGGCCCACCCCGCCCAGGCCGTACACCACCGCCGACTGCCCCGGCCGCAGCGCCGCCGTGTTGATGACGGCCCCGGCACCGGTCAGCACCGCGCAGCCGAACAGCGACGCCACGGCGAACGGGACGTCCTTCGGGATCGGCACCACCGACTCCTGGGCCAGCACCGCGTGCTCGGCGAACGCGGAGACGCCCAGCTGGTGGTGGACCGTTTCGCCGGACGCGTCGGTCAGCAGCGACGGGCCGTGCAGCAGCGCGCCCGAACCGTTCGCCGCGGCGGCCCGCGCGCACAGCGCCGGCCGGCCCGCCGCGCAGTCGGCGCAGGAACCGCAGCTCGGTACGAAGACCAGGGCCACGTGGTCACCGGGGGAGACCCGGCCGACGCCCGGCCCGGTGTCCTCGACGACCCCCACCGCCTCGTGGCCCAGGGCCATCGGCAGCGGACGGACCCGGTCGCCGTTGACCACCGAGAGGTCGGAGTGGCAGAGCGAGGCGGCCGCGACGCGGACCAGCACCTCGCCCTCGCGCGGGGCGCCCAGCTCCAGCTCCTCCACCTCGACCGGATGGGTTTCGGAGTAGGGGCGGGCGGTGGACACGCCGCGCAGCACCACCGCACGGGTCCTCACGCCGCCACCTCCGGACGCGGGGCGCAGCGCAGCACGTCACGGCTCTCCAGCAGCGGGACGACCCGGCCGAGCACGATCTCCCGGAAGTGCTCGGTGGCGCAGTGCGCGGTGAAGTCGGCCTCGGAGGCGTACTCCTCGTACAGCACGACCGCCCGCGGATCCTCGGTGCCCTGGTGGACCCGGTAGGCGAGGTTGCCCGGCTCCTGCCGGGAGGCGGCGGCCATCGCGTCGAGCAGGGGGAGGACGGTGTTCTCCTCGCCCTCCTTGGTGCGGTAGCGGGCGACGACGACGTAGGACATGGGGACTTACTCCTGGGGTGGTGCGGCGGGCCTCTTCAGGGCGGTGGGCGGGACCGGCGGCAGCTGGTCCCGGCGCAGGTGCCAGAGGCGGGGGTCGGACGTGGCGGCGGCGGCCGAACCGAGGGCCAGCGCCAGCGCCACGTCCGCGGGGGACTCCACGAAGCCCGCGGCGATCGAGGGGGACATCGCGCGCTGTGCCTGCGCGCTCATCCGGCCGATGATCGGGGCGGGCATGATCTCGACCAGGTCCGGCGCCCCGCGCGAGATCGCGTCCGTGGAACGGCGCAGGTTGGACCGGTCGGTGACGAACACCTTCATCATCGTGAGCAGACCGAGCGGGCGGCCCTTCTCTATCAGGGACAGCCGGGTGCTGACCACGCCGTGCGCGCCCATGTTCTTGATGAACTCCAGCGCGCCCCGGTCCTGTGCCAGACCGGGGCTGCTGTCCACGTTCACGAACACGGTCTTCCCCGCCCGGCCCAGCGCCGGCACGACCTGGGGCAACTGCCCCACCGCGAACGAGGCGAGGATGCACACCCTGACCGGTGCGGTCAGGAACTGCCGCAGCGGCTGGGTGCCGACGACCGACGCGACGAGCGGCACCTCGGCGAACGCCGAGACGAGCCGGGGGTCGAGCGCGGCACCGGACCGGGAGGGGGAAGGGGTCATGGCGAGGGCCTGCCTGGAGGAGGAGGGTTCGTGGCCGCCGTCAGTGCAGCGGGGACGTACCGAATCGGCTGGGAAGGCCCAGTTTGCCAGGGTTGAGGATGCCGGCCGGGTCCAGCGCCTTCTTCACCGCGACGAAGGTCGCGAAGCCCGCCCCGAGGGATTCCTCCAGGTAGGGGCCGCGCAGCAGACCGCAGCCGTGGTGGTGGCTGAGCGCCGCCGCGTGCCTGATCAGCACGGCGTTGGCGGCGTCCCACACCGAGCGGTACCAGTCGCGGCGCGACTCGGGAGCCACGTCGCCGCGCAGCGAGAAGTAGACGCAGGCGCCGTCGGTGTACGCGTGGGACTGGTGGGCCGAGGCGGCCAGGGTGCCGTCCACCGACTGGATCGCGGCGACCACCTCGTCGTAGATCACCGGCAGGTCGGTCCAGGACGCGGCCATCTCCAGGGTGTCGGCGACGAAGCCGGGACCGGGCTTGAAGCCGTCGGCGGACTTGCCGACCAGCATCCGCTCGTCCAGCCAGCGCTCGAAGACCGCCCTGCTGTCCAGCTCGGGGCCGTACTCCGCGCAGACCTCCTTCGCCACCCGGATCGAGGCGTCCACGATCGCCGGGTCGCCCTCGTCCGCGACGAGCAGGAGGTTGGTCTCCGGGTGACCGAAGTGGGTGCCCGACTCCAGGGCGTCGTACAGCCGCAGGACGGCCGGGGTGGCGCCGCGCTGCATGATCCGGCGGCAGGCGTCCAGGCCCTGGGCGAAGGTCTCGAAGCCGTACGCGACGGCGTTCGCGTACTCCGGCAGCGGGTGCACCCGCAGCCGGGCCGACACGATCACCCCGAGGGTGCCCTCGGAGCCGACGAACAGCTGGCGCAGGTCCGGGCCGACCGCGGCGCGGGCGTAGTCGCCGTACGTGGCCCGGGTGCCGTCGGCGTGCACCACGTCCACGCCGACGACCATGTCCTCGATCTTGCCGTACCGGGTGGAGAGCTGGCCGGCGCCGCGGCAGGCGATCCAGCCGCCGACCGTGGAGACGGCGAAGGCGGACGGCCAGTGGCCGGTGGTGACGCCGTACTCCTCCTGGAGCTGCTTCTCGAAGAGGTCGCCGAACATGCCGGCCTGGACGTCCACGATGTTCGACTCGGCGTCGAAGCCGGTGATCGCGTTCAGCCCGCAGACGTCCAGGACGACGCCGCCGAACACCGGCAGCGCCGCGCCCGTGACGTTGGAGCGGCCCGCGGACGGGGTGACCGGGACGCCCGCCTCGTGGCAGATCCGCAGCACGGCCGCGACCTGGTCGGCGTCGGCCGCCTCGACGACCACGGCGTCCGGCGTCGCGGGCCGGCCCTCGGTCTCGCCGATCATCGACCCGGCCCACCAGTCACGGGTCCGGGTGACGACCTCCTCGCGCGCGGTGTGCACCGCGTGCGCGGCCCCGCGCAGCGCCTCGACCACGGCCTCGGGAACCTCGACCGGGTCCACCTGGAGGGCGGCCTCCCCGTCCCCGACCGGGGTGTTGCGCGCCCACTTCGCGAAGCTGGGGGCGCCGACGGTGTAGTCGCCCCGGTTGAACGGATGGGTGATGGTCTGACGGCTGATCATGCTGCTGCCCCTTCGAGGAGTACGGACTTTTCGTGACGGACGGCTGCGAGGTACTCGGCGACCGAGCGCTCGACCTCCGCCTCCGTGAGGTTCAGTTCCCGGCCGAGGATCGCGCCGACGGCCCCGGCGGCGTCCACGGACGCGTCCCGGGCGAACAGCCGGGCGCGCAGCCGGCGCGAGAGCACGTCGTCGACCGAGCGGGCCAGTTCGGCGCGGGCCGCGTACACGACCTCCGCCTTCGTGTACGGGAGTCCCGCGACGACCGGCTCGGCCAGCGCCGGGTCGTCCTGGATCAGGTCGCCGACGAACCGGGCCTCGGTGCCGAAGCGCTCGCCCAGGTGCGCGGCGATGCCGCCGGACGCGGCGACGGCCTCGGAGTCGTACCCGGCGCCGCCGAGCAGCGGGAGGTCGGTGGTGCGGCTGCGGCCCTTGCGGCCGAGGACCGTCATCACCTTGTCGATGACGAGCTCGCCCATGTGCCGGCTGGTGGTGAGCTTGCCGCCGGTCACCGTCACCATGCCGGTGCGGCCGATGGTGATGTGGTGGTCGCGGCGCATGTCGAGCGTCGCGCCCTCCTTGCCGCCGACCAGTGGGCGCAGACCGCCGATCGATCCGACCACGTCGTCCGGGGTGAGCTTCCCCTCGAAGGCGGTGTTGGCGCCCTCCAGCAGGAAGTCCATCTCCTCGCGGGTGCAGTGCACGTCGTCGGGGGACCCCTGGTAGTCCTCGTCGGTGGTGCCCAGCACGACGCTGTTGCCCCAGCGGGTGCAGGTCGCGCGGCGGGCCCGGCCGGGGATCGGCACGGTGACCGTGCAGTTGATCCGCACCTTGTCCCACGGCACCACGATGTGGACGCCCTTGGCGGGCCGCACCTGCGGCTTGTGCCCGTCGTCCGCCTTCGCGTCCAGTTCGTCGGTCCACACCCCGGTGGCGTTGACGACCGCGCGGGCGCGGATGTCGATGCTGTCGCCGTCCGCCGAGACCCGGGCCCCGGACACCTTGCCCGCCCGCGTCAGCAGTCCCTCGGCCTTCGCCCCGTTGAGGACCGTCGCGCCGAGTGCGGCGGCGGTGCGGACGATGGTGAGGACGAGCCGGGCGTCGTCGGTGCGGGCGTCGAAGTACATCAGCCCGCCCTTGAGGTTCTCCGAGCGCAGCGTCGGCGCCTGGGCGAGGACCTCGGGCACGGTGAGCCGCTGGTGGAGCTTGCCGATCCGCCACCCCCCGACCAGGTCGTACGTCCACAGCAGACCCTCGAAGCCCTTGGCCAGCCGGGCGTCGAACACCCCCTCCTTCTCCAGGATCGGGAAGAGGAACGGCAGCCGGTGCACCAGATGAGGGGCGTTCTTCCGGAAGCGGTGCCGCTCCAGGAGCGAGTGGCGGACCAGGTTGACGTTGCCCTGCTCGATGTAGCGCAGGCCGCCGTGCACCATCTTCGAGGACTTCGACGAGGTGCCGGACGCGAAGTCGTCCTTCTCGACCAGGGCCGCGCGCAGACCGCGCGAGACCGCGTCGAGCACCGCGTACGCCCCGGTGATGCCGCCGCCGATGACGAGCACGTCGTACGTGTCGTCGGCCAGCCGGCGCTTGAGGGCCGCCCGGTCGAGCAGCAGGGGCGTACGGCGGGTCGCCGCGGCGGAGCGCCGCGGTTTCCTGGCGGGCATGGTGATCACAACATCAACTCCTGGTGTTCCGGTGCGGCGGCCGTGTGGTCGGGTCGGCCGCCGGTGCGACGGCCGGGGCCGTCAGCGAGGGGTGTGGGGTTCGGGGGCCTTCAGCGGGAGCAGCGCGGGATCGCCCAGGTGGGCGATCAGCACGTCGCGCCAGGCGCGCCGCTGCTCGGCGCGTTCGGCCGCGGTGATCGAGGGTTCGAAGATCCGGCCCTGCGGCTGCGCCTCGACGACCTCCTCGAGCGAGGACCACAGGCCCTGGGCGACCCCGGCCAGATAGGCGGTGCCGCGCAGGCTCGCGGTCGCGGAGTCGGAGACCCGCTCCAGCGGCAGGCCGGTCAGGTCGGCCTGGATGCGCATGAGCGGGTCGCTGCCGGAGACGCCGCCGCCGACCCGGAGCCGGGTGAACGGGGTGCCCATGGTGTCGGCGACGCCGTCGATCAGGTCGCACACCGAGTGCGCGATCCCGTCGAGGACGGCGCGCGCGAGGTCGGCGCGGGTGGTGGCGAGGGTGAGCCCGGTGAGGGAAGCGGTGGCCTCCGGGTGCCAGACCGGCGTACGGATCCCGGCGAGCGCCGGGACGAAACGCGGGGTGCGGCCCGGCCGGGTGGGGACCCGGCCCGCTTCCTCACCGAGCTCCTTCGGCGAGGCGAACAGCCCCAGGTCGTCGCAGAGCCAGCGCAGCGCCGAACCCGCCGTGGAGGTGTACGCCTCCAGGCTGTAGTGGCTGGTGCCGCCCTGCCGCCGGCCGGGCTGGGCGAGCACCCCGGAGATGTCCGGCCGGGGCAGGGCGGGCGTGGTGCCGGTCGCCGCGTCGACGAAGGCGCCGGTCCCGTACACGCACATGCCCTGCCCGGCGGCGAGACCGCCGAGCGCGACGAGTGCGGCGTGCTGGTCGCCCATGGAGGCGGCCAGCGGGACGGCGATGCCGAGGGCGGCCGGGTCGGTGGTGCCGAATCCGGCGTCGTCGGAGCGGAGCTCCGGCAGCAGGTCGAGGGGGAAGCCGAGGTGGCCGATCCACTCCTCGTCCCAGGCGTGCCGTTCCAGCAGGTAACCACCGGTGGAGGCGGCGTTCGTCGGCGTGGTGGCGTGCACGGCGCCGCCGGTGAGGCGCCAGATCAGCCAGGTGTCGACGGTGCCGAAGAGCAGCCGGCCCGCGCGGTGCGCGGCGGCCACCTCGGGGTGCCCGGCGATCTGCCGGGCGGCCCAGAGGAAGGGGGAACGGGCGCCGACCGGCCGGCCCTGGCGGGCCAGCAGGGGGGCGTCCCACTCGGTCCCGTACGCGGTCAGCTCGGCCGCGTGGCGCCGGTCCTGCCACACCACCGCGGGCAGCAGCGGCCGGCCGGTGACCCGGTCCCACAGCATCGCGGTGGCCCGCTGGGTGGAGAGGGCCACCGAGGTGATCCCGATGCCCTCCGCACGGGCCCGGCCGACGGCCCGGCGCGCCACCTCGACGGTGGCGGTCCAGATCTCCATCGGGTCCTGCTCGACCGAGAGGTCGTCCGGATGGCCGACCTCGATCGACCGGTAGAACACCTCGTGGGCGGCCCCGGAGTCGAGGACGACTCCGGCCCGGGTGCCCGTGGTGCCCTCGTCGATGGACAGCACACCGCGCCGTGGGGCGGCGGGGAACGTCTGCGTCATGGCAGCCCTTTCGTTGCGGGCATCGCGAGCGAGCCGTGCGGAGGGGTACGGAGGGGAGGGGACCATCGTGGGGTGCGACGGGTCCGGCGGCCGGTCAGCGCGCGGTGGCGGGCGCCGCGGATTCCGTCGATCCGGCCCGTGCGGCGACCTCGTCGGGGGAGGCGGCCTTCGTGGGGTCCCACTTGATCGCCAGGCAGGTGATCAGGCCGAGCAGCGGCACCACGGAGAGCACCAGGAAGGTGTCGGCCAGCCCGAGGGAGTCCTTGATCTGCGGGAAGACGTACAGCCCGACGACGCTGCCGAAACTGCCGACCATCCCGGTGACCCCGGTGCCGAGCGCACGGACGTCACTGCTGTACGAGAGCGCGGCGATGGACTTGCCGTTGGCGCCGGGGCCCGCGGAGTGGCAGAGGATGAACAGCACCGGCAGCAGGAACGCCACGGCCGTGGGCACCTTCTCGAAGGTCAGC encodes the following:
- a CDS encoding glycerol-3-phosphate dehydrogenase/oxidase, yielding MITMPARKPRRSAAATRRTPLLLDRAALKRRLADDTYDVLVIGGGITGAYAVLDAVSRGLRAALVEKDDFASGTSSKSSKMVHGGLRYIEQGNVNLVRHSLLERHRFRKNAPHLVHRLPFLFPILEKEGVFDARLAKGFEGLLWTYDLVGGWRIGKLHQRLTVPEVLAQAPTLRSENLKGGLMYFDARTDDARLVLTIVRTAAALGATVLNGAKAEGLLTRAGKVSGARVSADGDSIDIRARAVVNATGVWTDELDAKADDGHKPQVRPAKGVHIVVPWDKVRINCTVTVPIPGRARRATCTRWGNSVVLGTTDEDYQGSPDDVHCTREEMDFLLEGANTAFEGKLTPDDVVGSIGGLRPLVGGKEGATLDMRRDHHITIGRTGMVTVTGGKLTTSRHMGELVIDKVMTVLGRKGRSRTTDLPLLGGAGYDSEAVAASGGIAAHLGERFGTEARFVGDLIQDDPALAEPVVAGLPYTKAEVVYAARAELARSVDDVLSRRLRARLFARDASVDAAGAVGAILGRELNLTEAEVERSVAEYLAAVRHEKSVLLEGAAA
- a CDS encoding glycerol-3-phosphate responsive antiterminator, translated to MTPSPSRSGAALDPRLVSAFAEVPLVASVVGTQPLRQFLTAPVRVCILASFAVGQLPQVVPALGRAGKTVFVNVDSSPGLAQDRGALEFIKNMGAHGVVSTRLSLIEKGRPLGLLTMMKVFVTDRSNLRRSTDAISRGAPDLVEIMPAPIIGRMSAQAQRAMSPSIAAGFVESPADVALALALGSAAAATSDPRLWHLRRDQLPPVPPTALKRPAAPPQE
- a CDS encoding FGGY family carbohydrate kinase yields the protein MTQTFPAAPRRGVLSIDEGTTGTRAGVVLDSGAAHEVFYRSIEVGHPDDLSVEQDPMEIWTATVEVARRAVGRARAEGIGITSVALSTQRATAMLWDRVTGRPLLPAVVWQDRRHAAELTAYGTEWDAPLLARQGRPVGARSPFLWAARQIAGHPEVAAAHRAGRLLFGTVDTWLIWRLTGGAVHATTPTNAASTGGYLLERHAWDEEWIGHLGFPLDLLPELRSDDAGFGTTDPAALGIAVPLAASMGDQHAALVALGGLAAGQGMCVYGTGAFVDAATGTTPALPRPDISGVLAQPGRRQGGTSHYSLEAYTSTAGSALRWLCDDLGLFASPKELGEEAGRVPTRPGRTPRFVPALAGIRTPVWHPEATASLTGLTLATTRADLARAVLDGIAHSVCDLIDGVADTMGTPFTRLRVGGGVSGSDPLMRIQADLTGLPLERVSDSATASLRGTAYLAGVAQGLWSSLEEVVEAQPQGRIFEPSITAAERAEQRRAWRDVLIAHLGDPALLPLKAPEPHTPR
- a CDS encoding FAD-binding oxidoreductase, producing the protein MISRQTITHPFNRGDYTVGAPSFAKWARNTPVGDGEAALQVDPVEVPEAVVEALRGAAHAVHTAREEVVTRTRDWWAGSMIGETEGRPATPDAVVVEAADADQVAAVLRICHEAGVPVTPSAGRSNVTGAALPVFGGVVLDVCGLNAITGFDAESNIVDVQAGMFGDLFEKQLQEEYGVTTGHWPSAFAVSTVGGWIACRGAGQLSTRYGKIEDMVVGVDVVHADGTRATYGDYARAAVGPDLRQLFVGSEGTLGVIVSARLRVHPLPEYANAVAYGFETFAQGLDACRRIMQRGATPAVLRLYDALESGTHFGHPETNLLLVADEGDPAIVDASIRVAKEVCAEYGPELDSRAVFERWLDERMLVGKSADGFKPGPGFVADTLEMAASWTDLPVIYDEVVAAIQSVDGTLAASAHQSHAYTDGACVYFSLRGDVAPESRRDWYRSVWDAANAVLIRHAAALSHHHGCGLLRGPYLEESLGAGFATFVAVKKALDPAGILNPGKLGLPSRFGTSPLH
- a CDS encoding putative quinol monooxygenase; this encodes MSYVVVARYRTKEGEENTVLPLLDAMAAASRQEPGNLAYRVHQGTEDPRAVVLYEEYASEADFTAHCATEHFREIVLGRVVPLLESRDVLRCAPRPEVAA
- a CDS encoding zinc-binding dehydrogenase; translated protein: MRTRAVVLRGVSTARPYSETHPVEVEELELGAPREGEVLVRVAAASLCHSDLSVVNGDRVRPLPMALGHEAVGVVEDTGPGVGRVSPGDHVALVFVPSCGSCADCAAGRPALCARAAAANGSGALLHGPSLLTDASGETVHHQLGVSAFAEHAVLAQESVVPIPKDVPFAVASLFGCAVLTGAGAVINTAALRPGQSAVVYGLGGVGLSAVLGARAAGAYPVVAVDPVPEKRELALRLGASHAFAPDDAVRQIRELTSGGAEVAVEAVGSPKVMAECLTAVARGGKVVSVGLPAPDRVLEVPALAFAGEGKSLLGSYMGDAVPRRDLPRFLDLWRAGLMPVELMHTGTLPLADINTALEELASGRAIRQVIDTSGLLDG
- a CDS encoding nuclear transport factor 2 family protein, yielding MTLSVEDRLDISELLALHGHLVDNDEMDRLDELFTDDIVYETSNLGHGEVRGLAAFRDMARARAGKPGAPVGHHVTNIVLTEAGDGRVHARSKGIGAGPDGECGSVTYEDVIVRGERGWRISRRKIFLHFTPAAAARTEKADG